The Stigmatella aurantiaca DW4/3-1 genome contains the following window.
GAGCGCCCAGAGCACCAGCGCCCCCAGGTAGAACACCAGGCTGGAGAGCGCGAAGAACGACCAGAAGAGGATGGAGAAGAGGAGTCGAATGGTGGGGCGCAGTGTGCCACACGCCCGTTTGCCTGGCAGCGAAAAGGCAGGCGCTGCCCTCTGCCGGGGCCGGTGTGGTACTGGCTCATGCCATGGCACCTCCTCCCCGCCGGGGCCATGCGCGGGCCCTCAAGCCTCGTCAGCGCACCCCGGGCCACCACTACAACGCGAGCTTCCTCTCCGCCGCCGACCGCGCGGAAATCATCGCCTGGCTGACGGCCTTGAAGCCGTTGTGGGAGGAGCGCTACTCGAAGCACTTCCCGCCCCCTCCTGGCCAGAGCCAGCGCCGGCTCCTGCGCCCCGTCTACTGGCTGGGCAACTGGCAGTTCGCGTGCCTCGATTACTACCGGCCGCCCAAGGGGGTGAAAAACCGGTGCGTGCAGGCGGAGCCGTTTCCCTCCGTCCTCCAGCGCCAGGTGCAGAAGGTGGAGGCGCTGGCGCGCCGCATGTTCCGGGGACCCGACATGCCCCCCGGCTGGCACCTCAACACCTGCCTGGTGAATTTCTACGGCAACCGGCTGGAAGACGGGCGCTGGGTGGACACCGCCCGCGTGGGCGAGCACAAGGACTTCGAGCCCGGCCCCGTGGCCTCGCTGTCCCTGGGAGAGCGCGCCCTCATCCAGTTCGTCACCTCCACGCGCCCCGGCGAGCGGGACGAGGTGGTGCTGGAGCAATGGCTCGATGACGGCGCACTCCAGCTCTTCGGAGGCACCCAGTGGAAAGAGAAGACGTTCCACCGGGTGCAGCGGGTGGACACCCGCGCGGGGCACCTGCTGCCCCCGGAGATTCCTGGCTTCCAGACGCGCCGGGTGAACTTCACCTTCCGCTACGTGCCCGACGAGCATGTGACGCCCTTCGCGGAGCTGTCACCCGAGGCGCGCGAGGATGTGACGCCCTACGTCCGCACGCTGGCCGAGGGCAGCCCCTTCTTCCACGAAGCGTTGGCGCGCGAATCGGCCCTCAGCCGCACGCCTCCGCGAGACGGGCAGACGCCGGGGCTGGCTCCGACTGACCCGCCCCCGCCTGTTTCGAAATCTGAGAGGTGAGCACCACCATGCCACCCAGGCTCTTGAAGCCTGGGAGCGACAGCAGCGCATAGTCCGCCGCGTGGAGCAGCTCCGTGGCGAGCCGACGCGCCGCCGGCGCCCGCTCGTAGGAGGTGCCCTTCATCACGAAGCGGTTGAACCAGCTGAGCAGCGAGAAGTGCCGCATCCGCGTGCCCGGCAGGCGTTGAAGGATGAGGTTCAGCTCCGCGGACTCCAGCGGACGCTCATCCGGGGTCGCCCCCTCGTGAATGGGAATGCGTGAGCGAAGCCGCCGAAGCGTCGGGCTGAGGCTGAGCGGCTCGGAGAAGACGACCCGGGCGCCTGGCTTGCCCCACCGCTCCAGCTGGTTCAGCACCCCCTCCAGCTCGGGAATCAGGTGGTGGAGGATGCCATCGCCCCAGATGACATCGAAGGTGTTCTCCGGAAAGGTCGCCAGCTCCAACGGCGAACAGTGGAAGACGACCCGGTCCTGAACGCCCGCCAGCTTGGCCCGCTCGGTCGCCAGCTCGATCGACCGAGGGGAAATATCGATGCCCGTCACCCGGGCGCCCCGGCTCGCCAACAGGATGCTGTTGGAGCCGTCACCGCACCCGACATCCAGCACGTGCTGGCCGCTCAGGTCCCCCAGGCTCTCGAATCGGAACTCCTTGTTGAACCAAGGACGCAACCGGCCCCTGTACCGCTGGAGGATGGCTGGATCCATCCATGGAATCTTGCCGAGCTGTGACTCCGCCAACCGATCGAAGAACTCCGCCTCGGACGCCCACCGCTTCGACCTCATGTCTCACCCGCCCATCCAATTGTCTCAGCGGCAGGAACGTAGGGCCTGGGATCTGTGGACGAAACTTCCTACGGCGGCGCGGGGGCAATCCCCTGTTGCTCGGCGGACAAAGCCCCCATTCCTCAGGGGCAGGTACCTGACACTGTCCTCTGCCCCACGCCTGCCTCCTACCTCGGGGCTGCTTGGCAATTGTCGCGATTTTCAGAGAAAATCTATTTTTCTTCTTCTGCTGGGATCCCAAGAAATTGCCCGGAATCAATTTCTTCTTAAACGCGGCCGACATCTGTCGGCCCATGCCCGGAAGTCGAGGAGGCGCGACATGGAGCAGGGACGAGGCCACCATGGCCGTGTAGGGGGAGCGGGTCACCACTGGCGAAGGCGGCTGTGCGCGGCACTGGTGGCCTTGGGGGTAGGAGGATGCAACGAGACCATCTCCCCGCCGAGAGAGGCGCTGAGCCAGAAGGCGGGCGCCCTGTCGGAGGCGTGCGACGCCCAGCCTCCCTTCGAGCCGAACTTCGAGCCGGAGCTCCAGTGGGCGTGGACGGGGAGCCCCCAGGCCCCCGAGTTCAACCAGGTGATGATGACGCCGGTGGTGGTGGACGTGAACGCCGATGGCATCCCGGACATCGTCTTCAGCACCTTCAAGAACGGCACGGACGAGGCCATCTGGAAGGAGGGCGTGCTGCGGGCCATCAGCGGCGATGACGGCCGGGACCTGTGGGCGAACACCCATCCGTCCTACCGCATCAAGGCGGCCTCCAGCATCGCCGCGGGCGACATCGACAACGACGGCCTGGTGGAGATCTGCGGCATCCCCTCGGATGGCCGGGGCATCATCTGCTACGAGAACGACGGCACCTTCAAGTTCCGCACGTCCCCGGACGCGTTCGATTACAACGAATGGGGAGGCCCCTCGCTGGCGGATCTCGACGGCGATGGCCTGGTGGAGATCCTCGACGGCAACCGGGTCTACAGCCACACGGGCGCGCTGAAGTGGGTGGGCGCGGACGGCATGGGCGGCGCCGAGCACACGGGCCCGGTGTCCTTCGCGGCCGACCTCGACGGGGATGGCAAGCAGGAGGTCATCAACGGCCGCTCCATCTACAAGCACAACGGCACGCCCTACTGCCCCACCGCGCCGATTCCCCACGGCTTCGCGGCCGTGGCCAACTTCGATGAGGACTCGAAGGCGGAGATCGTCGTGTCGGGCTACGGCCAGGTGAGCCTGCTCGATGACAATTGCCAGGTGCTCTGGACCGTCCCCGTGCCCGGGGGAGGACATGGCGGCTCCCCCAACATCGGGGACTTCGACAACGACGGCGTGCCGGAGATCGGCCTGCCCGGCACGAACGCCTACAGCGTGCTGGACTCCGATGGCACGCTGCTGTGGAAGCGCCCGACCCAGGAGCTGAGCTCGGGCAAGACGGGCTCCACCGCGTTCGACTTCGAGGACGACGGCAAGCTCGAGATCATCTACGCGGACGAGGTGCGGCTGCGCATCTACGACGGCGCCACCGGCCAGGTGCGCTTCGAGACGGCCCACAGCTCCAGCACCACCCACGAGAACCCGGTCATCGCCGACGTGGACAGCGACTTCGCGGCGGAGCTGGTGGTGGCCACGAACGACACGGCCTATCCGGGCTTCCACGGCATCCGCGTGTACCACGACAAGAAAGAGGGCTGGGCGCACACGCGGCGCATCTGGAACCAGCACGCCTACTCCATCACCAACATCCACAACGACGGCACGGTCCCCGCCGAGCCCATGCGCCCCTGGTTGCAGTCCTTCCTCAACACCTTCCGCTCCAACGTCGCCGGGTACCTGGGCGACAACACCTTCCAGCTGCCGGATCTCCTCGTCGCCAACCTGACCGCCACGTGCGGCGAGGATGGGACGCTGACGCTGTCCGCGAACATCCTGAACCTGGGCGCGGGCACGGCGGCCTCGGGGACGAAGGTGGCTTTCTATCAGGGCGATCCGGCCTCGGGCGGAACCTTGCTGGGCGTGGCCACACTCAGCACGACGCTGCCCTCGGGTGCCACGCTCACGGCCCAGCTGCCACTGAGCCCCGCGCACCGGGGGACCCACGAGATCTTCGCCGTCGCGGATGACGATGGCACGGGCGCCGGCCGGCACACCGAGTGCGACGAACTCAACAACAGCTCTTCCTCCACGATCGATCTCGGCTGCCAGGAGACGCCCGCCAACCTGCCGCCCGTCGCCCTCTGCCAGGACATCACCGTCCCCGCGGACGCCGCGTGCCAGGCCACCGCCAGCATCAACCACGGAAGCCATGACCCGGACAACCAGCCCTCGCCCCTCTCGGTCTCCGAGGCCCCCACCGGACCCTTTGGCCTGGGCGAGCACACCGTCACCCTGACGGCCTCCGACGGGGAGGCCAGCGCCCAGTGTGAGGGCACCGTCACCGTGGTGGACACGACGAAGCCGGCGGTGAGCTGCCCGGCGGCCACCACCCTCCAGAGCTGCTCGCCTCAGGGCACCGCCGTCACGTTCGCGGCGGCCTCGGCCTCGGACAACTGCGGCGCATCGCCCGTGTCCTGCTCGCATGCCTCGGGGGACACCTTCCCCGTGGGCACCACGCCCGTCACCTGCTCCGCGCAGGACGGCTCCGGCAACACGGCGAGCTGCGGCTTCGATGTGACGGTGGTGGGCGACACCACGAAGCCGACCGTGAGCTGCCCGGCCGCCCGGACGGTGGAGACCTGCTCACCCGCGGGCGCCACCGTCACGTATGAACCGGCCACGTCCACCGACAACTGCGGCGCGGCGCCCGTGTCCTGCTCGCACGCCTCGGGGTCCAAATTCCCGGTGGGCACCACGCCCGTCACCTGCTCCGCGCAGGATGCCTCGGGTAATGCATCGAGCTGCAACTTCAACGTGAAGGTGACCGGGGACACCACGCCGCCGGCCATCAGCTGCCCGCTGTCGGTGGAGGCCAAGGTGGGGCTCGGACAGATCGGCGTGGCGGTGCAGTTCGCCACCTCGGCCACCGACACCTGCGGCCAGCCCACCATCACCTGCTCGCACCCGCCCGGCCTGCTCTTCCTCTTGGGGCTGACGCCGGTCACCTGCACCGCCACGGACGCATCCGGCAACCAGGCGTCGTGCAACTTCGGGGTCCGGGTGAGCCTGGATCTCAGCCTGCCGTAGCCTTCGCTGCATGAAAAAAAGGGCCCGGAACCGTGCTGGGGTTCCGGGCCCTCTTCTTTTTCACCCGCTGCTCAGGCCCGGGAAGCGCTCCGGCTCAACCGCCCGGAACGCCCCGGCCCCGCATCAGCCGATGGTCGGCACGCAGGCGCACAGCGCCTCGTCGCACCGGGTGCCCGCACCGCAGGTGTCATTGCAGTTGGCCGGGCAGACACACGTGTCCGTGGCCTCGTTGCACCTCAGCAGCTCATCGCAGTGATCCGGATCGGTCTCGTCGTAGTCCGGATCGTCCTGGCAGGGCACGCCGCCGTTGGGATCCTTCTCCTGGTCGATCCAGTACTGGTACGACACCGCGGCCTGGGAACTCTCGTTCGCCGGGCGGCACGCACCGAACAGGGAGAGCGTCCGCGCGCTGCCGTCGAAGTCGAAGCCGTTGACGGTGCTGCGCGGCACGTTGTTCGCGTTGCAGGTGTTGGCGTCCTTCACCGCGCTCAGCGCCACCTTGAGGGAGGCGCCGATGGGCGGCTTGAGGGTCTTGTAACCCGCGTTGCCGATGGCGTCCGCGATGATGGCGTCCATCGACGTCCGGATGGAGTTATTGTCGATGATGGAGCCAATCACGCCGCCCGTGGCGTTGACCACCGAGGCATTGCGCGCCTTGGAAACACCCCCGGTCTGCGGATTGAACTCGCGGCCGTTGTTGCTGCTGTCGCAGACCTGCCCCGTGCCGCAGCCGCAATAGCTGCCGCCCGGGCAGATGATGCCGTGAACGGTAATGAGTTTGCCCGTCTTGTTGGTGGGAGTGACCGGCGACACCACGTTTCCGAAGAAGTTGATGTACGTCTGGACAGGCTCGCAGCCCGAGCCCTCCCGCTCCTTGTTTCCGCCCGTGCCGCAGTTCTCGATGCCGTTGTTCACGCCCCGCGCGGTCTGGTCATCCGCGTCGCCGAGCAGCACAACCACCAACGTGGCATCCCGGCGGGCCAGGGTGGTCGACTCGGGCTCGGTCGGCGCCGTGCCCGGGGTCATGTCGTCAATGGCCTTCCGGGCCGCGCCGAGCACGCCTTCCGCGCCGTTGCCCGCGAGCCCCACCCAGCACCCGCCGCTCGCGCCTTCGATGGACTTGCCGTTGCTGTCCTCGCTGGGAGGCCTGAGCGCCCCGGGGCATTCCGGGGCGGTCGGAGTCGTCGGCACCAGGCTGCAGACATTGTTCACGCAGTTGCTGTTGGTCGTGAGCCAAGCCTGCACCTTGTTCACGTTGCGGGTGAAGCGCCGCAGCGTGCCCGCGTTCGACCACGACGTGCCGAAGTGGTAGGACGACGTGACCATCGCCATGCGCCAGTCCAGGCCCGAGGCGTTGAGCGAGTCCGCCGCGGCGCTGGCCGTGGCGGCCAGGGCGTTCTGGGAGCTGGCCATCGAGCCGCTGTCGTCCACGACGAAGAGGAAGTCCACCTTCGCCGCCGCCAGCTTGAACTGCTCGCACTGCACCGCCGTGGGCTCGCCAAACTGCGCGAGCGCGGAGCCATCGGACAGGTCCTTCGCGTAGAAGGCCGCGTCCGAGCTGCGGTTGGTTCCCGTCACGTTGGCCAGGGGCACCACCGCCACCAGCACCACGACGCTGTCGTTCGAGCGGTGCACGAAGAGCGCCTGGAGGCGGAAGTCGCCCCCCACGCCCGCGGCCTCGGCACTGAGCCGGCCCGTGGAGCCCGGCACCAGCGCATTCACCAGGGCGTCCGTGCGGCGCTTGAGGTCCGTGCCGGCCCCCGCCTGGTCATAGAACGCCTGCACGGCGTTGAAGCTGTCCCACGTCTTGAACACCTGCGCGGTGCGGTTGGTCAGGCTGCCCGTGCCATTGATGGCGCCCCGCAGCGCCTCCTCGTCGCCGAGCGGGTCGGTGGAGCCCGCCGGCGCGGCGCGGCGGAAGGCCAGGAAGGCCACCTTGGTGGTGTTGTCGTAGCCCACCAGGCCCTTCACCTCGTTTCCGGACTTGATCTGCGTCACCTCCGTGAAGGTGGGCGGCAGCGCCAGCTTGAGATCCGCGCCATCCTCGGCCTGGAAGGTCACCGGGCGCAGGTTGTTGATGGTGCACACCTGGCCCACGGGGCCGTTGGCGTCCCCCGCGTTGGGGTCCAGCTCGCCGGGATCCACCCCGCCGTTCTGGTTGGTGTCCTCGGCGCCGTCCGGAATGCCATCGCCGTCCGAGTCCGGATTCGTCGGGTTCGTGACCGTCCCAGGGTTCGAATCCGGGATGAAGATGCCGGAGCAGGTGCCCGGATCCGGGCTCACGGTGACGCCCGACTCCACGCCGTCCGAGATGCCGTCGCCATCGGTGTCGAAGCTGCGCGGATCGGTCTCGTTGGGCTCCCGCACGCCGTTGGCGTTCTGGTCCTCGCCCTTCACGTTGCCCTGGGTGGGGCCGTCGATCAGCCCGTCACAGTCCGTGTCCTTGAGCAGCGGATTGGTCTCCCCATCGTCCACCTTGCCGTTCT
Protein-coding sequences here:
- a CDS encoding alpha-ketoglutarate-dependent dioxygenase AlkB; the protein is MAPPPRRGHARALKPRQRTPGHHYNASFLSAADRAEIIAWLTALKPLWEERYSKHFPPPPGQSQRRLLRPVYWLGNWQFACLDYYRPPKGVKNRCVQAEPFPSVLQRQVQKVEALARRMFRGPDMPPGWHLNTCLVNFYGNRLEDGRWVDTARVGEHKDFEPGPVASLSLGERALIQFVTSTRPGERDEVVLEQWLDDGALQLFGGTQWKEKTFHRVQRVDTRAGHLLPPEIPGFQTRRVNFTFRYVPDEHVTPFAELSPEAREDVTPYVRTLAEGSPFFHEALARESALSRTPPRDGQTPGLAPTDPPPPVSKSER
- a CDS encoding class I SAM-dependent methyltransferase, which gives rise to MRSKRWASEAEFFDRLAESQLGKIPWMDPAILQRYRGRLRPWFNKEFRFESLGDLSGQHVLDVGCGDGSNSILLASRGARVTGIDISPRSIELATERAKLAGVQDRVVFHCSPLELATFPENTFDVIWGDGILHHLIPELEGVLNQLERWGKPGARVVFSEPLSLSPTLRRLRSRIPIHEGATPDERPLESAELNLILQRLPGTRMRHFSLLSWFNRFVMKGTSYERAPAARRLATELLHAADYALLSLPGFKSLGGMVVLTSQISKQAGAGQSEPAPASARLAEACG
- a CDS encoding HYR domain-containing protein, giving the protein MEQGRGHHGRVGGAGHHWRRRLCAALVALGVGGCNETISPPREALSQKAGALSEACDAQPPFEPNFEPELQWAWTGSPQAPEFNQVMMTPVVVDVNADGIPDIVFSTFKNGTDEAIWKEGVLRAISGDDGRDLWANTHPSYRIKAASSIAAGDIDNDGLVEICGIPSDGRGIICYENDGTFKFRTSPDAFDYNEWGGPSLADLDGDGLVEILDGNRVYSHTGALKWVGADGMGGAEHTGPVSFAADLDGDGKQEVINGRSIYKHNGTPYCPTAPIPHGFAAVANFDEDSKAEIVVSGYGQVSLLDDNCQVLWTVPVPGGGHGGSPNIGDFDNDGVPEIGLPGTNAYSVLDSDGTLLWKRPTQELSSGKTGSTAFDFEDDGKLEIIYADEVRLRIYDGATGQVRFETAHSSSTTHENPVIADVDSDFAAELVVATNDTAYPGFHGIRVYHDKKEGWAHTRRIWNQHAYSITNIHNDGTVPAEPMRPWLQSFLNTFRSNVAGYLGDNTFQLPDLLVANLTATCGEDGTLTLSANILNLGAGTAASGTKVAFYQGDPASGGTLLGVATLSTTLPSGATLTAQLPLSPAHRGTHEIFAVADDDGTGAGRHTECDELNNSSSSTIDLGCQETPANLPPVALCQDITVPADAACQATASINHGSHDPDNQPSPLSVSEAPTGPFGLGEHTVTLTASDGEASAQCEGTVTVVDTTKPAVSCPAATTLQSCSPQGTAVTFAAASASDNCGASPVSCSHASGDTFPVGTTPVTCSAQDGSGNTASCGFDVTVVGDTTKPTVSCPAARTVETCSPAGATVTYEPATSTDNCGAAPVSCSHASGSKFPVGTTPVTCSAQDASGNASSCNFNVKVTGDTTPPAISCPLSVEAKVGLGQIGVAVQFATSATDTCGQPTITCSHPPGLLFLLGLTPVTCTATDASGNQASCNFGVRVSLDLSLP
- the cglD gene encoding adventurous gliding motility lipoprotein CglD → MKMRRLLHASLLISVLMTAIACGSDSPDAKPDGGPGTPDGGPPPPPPPLPTDPNDPKNDTKDTDCDGLSDKVEFETLREGGKTNPGIKDTDNDGLPDGLELGVTQPVAGTSCPDLLLDSDPRRQTNPLAYDTDGDGLWDGVEDANKNGKVDDGETNPLLKDTDCDGLIDGPTQGNVKGEDQNANGVREPNETDPRSFDTDGDGISDGVESGVTVSPDPGTCSGIFIPDSNPGTVTNPTNPDSDGDGIPDGAEDTNQNGGVDPGELDPNAGDANGPVGQVCTINNLRPVTFQAEDGADLKLALPPTFTEVTQIKSGNEVKGLVGYDNTTKVAFLAFRRAAPAGSTDPLGDEEALRGAINGTGSLTNRTAQVFKTWDSFNAVQAFYDQAGAGTDLKRRTDALVNALVPGSTGRLSAEAAGVGGDFRLQALFVHRSNDSVVVLVAVVPLANVTGTNRSSDAAFYAKDLSDGSALAQFGEPTAVQCEQFKLAAAKVDFLFVVDDSGSMASSQNALAATASAAADSLNASGLDWRMAMVTSSYHFGTSWSNAGTLRRFTRNVNKVQAWLTTNSNCVNNVCSLVPTTPTAPECPGALRPPSEDSNGKSIEGASGGCWVGLAGNGAEGVLGAARKAIDDMTPGTAPTEPESTTLARRDATLVVVLLGDADDQTARGVNNGIENCGTGGNKEREGSGCEPVQTYINFFGNVVSPVTPTNKTGKLITVHGIICPGGSYCGCGTGQVCDSSNNGREFNPQTGGVSKARNASVVNATGGVIGSIIDNNSIRTSMDAIIADAIGNAGYKTLKPPIGASLKVALSAVKDANTCNANNVPRSTVNGFDFDGSARTLSLFGACRPANESSQAAVSYQYWIDQEKDPNGGVPCQDDPDYDETDPDHCDELLRCNEATDTCVCPANCNDTCGAGTRCDEALCACVPTIG